One genomic segment of Natronospira proteinivora includes these proteins:
- a CDS encoding NfeD family protein has translation MATLLKYCLLQIPGLLLFGLILYILVAWDWVSLQLAGILLLVWLIKDALLYPVYRPALEGGQSAGAHALVGLTGKVRTELDPQGLVEVAGERWQARKAGEQAIPAGARVRVIAAHGMVLTVRPVESDNADYSD, from the coding sequence ATGGCCACGCTACTGAAATATTGCCTCCTGCAAATCCCCGGCCTGCTTCTGTTCGGCCTCATTCTCTACATCCTGGTGGCCTGGGACTGGGTATCACTGCAATTGGCCGGCATCCTCCTCCTGGTGTGGCTGATCAAGGATGCCTTGTTGTATCCCGTCTACCGGCCAGCTCTGGAAGGGGGGCAATCCGCAGGGGCCCATGCGCTGGTGGGTTTGACCGGCAAGGTCCGAACCGAGTTGGACCCCCAGGGCCTGGTGGAGGTGGCCGGTGAACGCTGGCAGGCCCGCAAGGCGGGTGAACAAGCCATCCCGGCCGGCGCGCGGGTACGGGTGATTGCGGCCCATGGCATGGTGCTCACGGTACGCCCGGTGGAGTCAGACAATGCAGATTATTCGGATTGA
- a CDS encoding rhomboid family intramembrane serine protease — protein sequence MDDVWRLKRTAWLMGGFVVLLWLVQLINVLSPLELRGFGLRPRDAFGLTGIVFAPLLHGSWSHLFSNTLPLFILGTAMLFGTPKAARLALPFIWLASGVLVWIFARDAVHVGASGLTYGMLFFVFVIGVLRRDRRSIALALLVFFLYGGMIWGVLPQGPGVSFESHLFGALCGILAAIFLRHHDPLPPRKRYAWEYEEEEDEAFPGEVDTRYQDDGIRDERF from the coding sequence ATGGATGATGTCTGGCGATTGAAACGCACAGCCTGGCTGATGGGCGGCTTTGTCGTCCTGCTTTGGCTGGTGCAACTGATCAATGTCTTGTCTCCCCTGGAGCTGCGAGGCTTCGGCCTGCGTCCCCGGGATGCCTTCGGTTTGACGGGGATTGTCTTCGCCCCCCTGCTGCATGGCTCCTGGAGTCATCTGTTCAGTAATACCCTGCCCCTGTTCATACTTGGCACCGCCATGCTGTTCGGGACTCCCAAGGCCGCCCGGCTGGCCTTGCCCTTCATCTGGCTGGCCTCCGGTGTGCTGGTCTGGATCTTCGCCCGGGACGCGGTCCATGTGGGGGCCAGCGGCCTGACCTATGGCATGCTCTTCTTTGTCTTTGTCATCGGTGTGTTGCGTCGTGACCGGCGATCCATTGCCCTGGCACTGCTGGTCTTCTTTCTCTACGGCGGCATGATCTGGGGGGTGCTGCCCCAGGGCCCCGGCGTGTCTTTCGAATCCCATCTCTTTGGTGCCCTGTGCGGTATCCTGGCCGCCATCTTCCTGCGCCATCACGACCCCCTTCCACCTCGCAAGCGTTATGCCTGGGAGTATGAAGAGGAGGAAGATGAAGCCTTTCCGGGTGAAGTGGATACCCGGTATCAGGATGATGGCATACGGGATGAACGCTTCTAG
- a CDS encoding alpha/beta hydrolase family protein, with the protein MRVEAESHFLPIGDAYEIHLRRFPGEGPMLLLLHGAIENGRIFYSRSGRGLAPWLAGQGFDVWVMDLGGRGESRPPIHSGLHYSQTDSIRHEIPAAMDYLANQRPGVAQHWLAHSWGGVMMTATLARYPERIPRVASLCFFGSKRRVRVWNWQRLLYVDLIWCWLSSLITRLVGYLPARRLKFGSDDESRLSHAQGKAWVRQTRWVDPEDGFDYHRALSELTLPPALYLAGAADPALGHPEDVKRLMAESGQGEQHFRLLARAHGNQKDYGHIDMLTAPSAAEDHFPEVAGWLQRQGD; encoded by the coding sequence ATGAGAGTTGAAGCCGAATCCCATTTCCTTCCCATCGGGGACGCCTACGAAATCCACCTGCGCCGCTTCCCCGGCGAAGGCCCCATGCTCCTGCTCCTGCATGGTGCCATTGAGAACGGGCGGATCTTCTACAGCCGTTCCGGCCGGGGCCTGGCCCCCTGGTTGGCCGGGCAGGGCTTTGATGTCTGGGTGATGGATCTGGGCGGCCGGGGGGAGAGTCGGCCCCCCATTCACAGTGGTTTGCACTATAGCCAGACGGATTCCATCCGCCATGAAATCCCAGCAGCCATGGATTATCTGGCCAATCAGCGTCCCGGCGTGGCCCAGCACTGGCTGGCCCATTCCTGGGGCGGTGTCATGATGACCGCCACCCTGGCCCGCTACCCCGAGCGCATCCCCCGGGTGGCTTCGCTCTGTTTCTTCGGCAGCAAGCGCCGGGTCCGGGTCTGGAACTGGCAGCGGTTGCTTTATGTGGATCTGATCTGGTGTTGGTTGTCATCGTTGATCACCCGCCTGGTGGGTTACCTGCCGGCTCGGCGCCTGAAGTTCGGTTCCGATGATGAATCCCGTCTCAGTCATGCCCAGGGCAAGGCCTGGGTGCGACAGACCCGATGGGTGGATCCGGAGGACGGCTTTGATTATCACCGGGCCCTGTCGGAACTGACCTTGCCGCCGGCCCTGTACCTTGCCGGTGCCGCCGACCCGGCCCTGGGCCATCCGGAGGATGTGAAACGCTTGATGGCCGAGTCTGGCCAGGGGGAGCAGCATTTTCGTCTCCTGGCCCGCGCCCATGGTAATCAAAAGGATTACGGTCATATCGATATGTTGACCGCTCCCAGTGCTGCGGAGGATCATTTCCCCGAGGTGGCAGGCTGGCTTCAACGGCAAGGGGATTGA
- a CDS encoding ATP-binding cassette domain-containing protein encodes MIQLSNISLRRGRDFLLEETGTTLFPGHKVGLVGANGTGKSTLFALFMGELSVDAGDVSLPSDWVIAHMAQEFTDLDRPAIEFVLDGDPAFRAAEAAVAEAEAQGEGEAIARAHAQYGNADGYSARARAGELLNGLGFAAAAHERPVSAFSGGWRVRLGLAQALMCPSDLLLLDEPTNHLDLEAVLWLEEWLRRYQGTLLLVSHDREFLDGVVDEILHIEHQRLNHYSGNYSEFERQRAADLARQQALYEKQQREIEHMQKFVDRFRYKATKAKAAQSRIKAMERMEKLAPAHVDSPFDFQFPEPPRAGSPLIKLEDVSLGYGETTILRDIELSIAPGDRIGLLGPNGAGKSTLIQALSGELEPSAGTIHRGANLRIGYFAQHQLEQLDLKSSPLMHLQRLAPKVSEQALRNFIGGFGFHGDMATGPVAPLSGGEKARLVLALLVWQAPNLLLLDEPTNHLDLEMRHALTMALQGFEGAVITVSHDRHLLNSTVEAYQLVCDGTVSEFDGDLKDYRNWLDQRRQADNAERRAQAPAKSNPGDRKAARRAAAERRQALKPLRDKAGRLMKALEARNEELAKLETALADPDLYEDENKDRMTALLKQQAELKQTLASLESDWMAAEEAVEAAEREIS; translated from the coding sequence ATGATTCAGCTATCCAACATCAGCCTCCGCCGTGGCCGGGACTTCCTGCTGGAAGAAACCGGCACCACCCTGTTCCCCGGCCACAAGGTCGGTCTGGTCGGTGCCAACGGCACCGGCAAGAGTACCCTGTTTGCCCTGTTCATGGGCGAGCTCAGTGTGGATGCCGGCGACGTCTCGCTCCCCTCGGACTGGGTGATTGCCCATATGGCCCAGGAGTTCACCGACCTGGACCGCCCGGCCATTGAATTCGTGCTGGATGGCGACCCGGCCTTTCGGGCGGCCGAAGCCGCCGTCGCCGAGGCCGAGGCTCAGGGTGAGGGGGAGGCCATCGCCCGGGCCCATGCCCAGTACGGCAATGCCGATGGCTATTCGGCCCGGGCCCGGGCCGGGGAATTGCTCAACGGCCTGGGTTTTGCCGCTGCCGCCCATGAGCGGCCGGTCTCGGCCTTCTCGGGGGGCTGGCGGGTGCGACTGGGCCTAGCCCAGGCCCTGATGTGCCCCTCCGACCTGCTGCTTTTGGATGAGCCCACCAACCACCTGGATCTGGAGGCCGTGCTCTGGCTGGAGGAATGGCTGCGCCGATACCAGGGCACCCTGCTGCTGGTCTCCCATGACCGGGAATTTCTCGATGGGGTGGTGGATGAAATCCTCCACATTGAGCATCAGCGTCTGAATCACTACAGCGGCAATTACAGTGAGTTCGAGCGCCAGCGCGCGGCGGATCTGGCCCGGCAGCAGGCTTTGTATGAAAAGCAGCAGCGCGAAATCGAACACATGCAGAAGTTCGTGGACCGCTTTCGCTACAAGGCCACCAAGGCCAAGGCCGCCCAAAGCCGCATCAAGGCCATGGAGCGGATGGAAAAGCTGGCCCCGGCGCATGTGGATTCCCCCTTTGATTTCCAGTTCCCGGAACCCCCGCGTGCCGGCAGCCCCCTGATCAAGCTGGAGGATGTGTCCCTGGGGTATGGCGAGACCACCATTCTTCGGGACATTGAACTGAGCATCGCCCCCGGCGACCGGATCGGTCTTCTGGGTCCCAACGGGGCGGGGAAGTCCACCCTGATTCAGGCCCTGTCCGGGGAGTTGGAGCCTTCGGCCGGCACCATCCACCGGGGTGCCAATCTGCGCATCGGCTACTTCGCCCAGCACCAGCTGGAACAGCTGGATCTGAAATCCAGCCCCCTGATGCATCTCCAGAGGCTGGCGCCCAAGGTCTCCGAACAGGCCCTGCGCAACTTCATCGGCGGCTTCGGTTTCCACGGCGATATGGCCACCGGGCCCGTGGCGCCCCTGTCCGGCGGCGAGAAGGCTCGCCTGGTGCTGGCCCTGCTGGTCTGGCAGGCCCCCAATCTGCTGCTGCTGGATGAGCCCACCAACCACCTGGATCTGGAAATGCGCCATGCCCTGACCATGGCCCTGCAGGGATTCGAGGGGGCGGTGATTACCGTCTCCCATGATCGCCACTTGCTCAACAGCACGGTGGAGGCCTATCAGCTGGTCTGTGACGGCACGGTGTCCGAGTTCGACGGGGATCTGAAGGACTATCGCAACTGGCTGGATCAACGCCGCCAGGCGGACAATGCCGAACGCCGCGCCCAGGCCCCGGCCAAGAGCAACCCTGGTGACCGCAAGGCGGCCCGGCGGGCGGCCGCCGAGCGCCGCCAGGCCTTGAAGCCCCTGCGGGACAAGGCCGGCCGCCTCATGAAGGCCTTGGAAGCCCGTAACGAGGAGCTGGCCAAGCTGGAAACCGCGCTGGCGGATCCAGATCTGTACGAGGACGAGAACAAGGATCGGATGACGGCCTTGCTCAAGCAGCAAGCCGAGTTGAAGCAAACCCTGGCTTCCCTGGAAAGCGACTGGATGGCGGCGGAAGAAGCGGTGGAAGCGGCCGAACGCGAGATTTCATGA
- a CDS encoding GGDEF domain-containing protein, which translates to MGKWRGWDKLVERSPWHQWLKSHFPSPYQVYAFTLRFRDPELERGFSRSFELNPLLLGRLALFVGALAYALFGLMEDVWIGSQQPFLWWLRFGVGIPIIALAFGLTFLPGIRRYTDWILAIVIQLIGLSLIAMIFTTQAADTRPYESVFYLLGLVLLLIFNFVGFRMRVWVAALSGSVVIANFVLVGLFWGYEEPYFTSMGSMYLLTAMVPLLFGTTISEFFARKHFVDSLNLEHQARTDVLTGLANRRAFMERLQQEYARYQRYGTPFAVALLDADYFKQVNDRYGHDAGDAALKALGRIMSEHCRETDLLGRLGGEEFGLLMSQTEGRCARQACERLRAGVAEQRFHLPDGKEIAMTISLGMSVVRRDDGGIDAVLKRADTAMYAAKSSGRNRVRMD; encoded by the coding sequence ATGGGGAAATGGCGTGGATGGGACAAGCTTGTCGAGCGAAGCCCCTGGCATCAATGGCTGAAAAGCCATTTCCCCTCGCCCTATCAAGTCTACGCTTTCACTCTGCGTTTCAGGGACCCGGAACTGGAAAGGGGCTTTTCCCGTAGTTTTGAACTCAACCCCCTGCTGCTGGGACGCTTGGCCCTGTTTGTCGGGGCGCTTGCCTACGCCCTTTTTGGCCTGATGGAAGATGTCTGGATAGGGAGCCAGCAGCCTTTTCTTTGGTGGTTGCGTTTCGGGGTGGGCATTCCGATTATCGCCCTGGCTTTCGGTTTGACCTTTCTGCCGGGAATCCGGCGATACACGGACTGGATTCTGGCTATTGTCATCCAGCTTATCGGGCTTTCCCTGATCGCCATGATTTTCACCACCCAGGCGGCTGATACCCGGCCCTATGAATCGGTCTTCTATCTGCTGGGCCTGGTCTTGCTGTTGATCTTCAATTTTGTGGGCTTTCGCATGCGGGTATGGGTGGCTGCCCTGAGTGGCTCCGTGGTGATTGCCAACTTCGTTCTGGTGGGGTTGTTCTGGGGCTATGAAGAGCCTTATTTCACCTCCATGGGCAGCATGTATCTGCTCACCGCCATGGTGCCCTTGCTGTTCGGGACCACCATCTCCGAATTTTTCGCCCGCAAGCATTTCGTGGATTCCTTGAATCTGGAACATCAGGCCCGTACGGATGTGTTGACTGGCCTGGCCAATCGGCGGGCGTTCATGGAGCGCTTGCAGCAGGAGTACGCCCGTTACCAGCGTTATGGCACGCCCTTTGCCGTTGCCTTACTGGATGCGGATTATTTCAAGCAGGTGAATGACCGTTATGGCCACGATGCCGGCGATGCGGCCCTAAAGGCCCTTGGGCGAATTATGTCTGAGCATTGCCGGGAGACCGATCTGCTGGGTCGCCTGGGTGGTGAGGAATTCGGGCTGTTGATGTCCCAGACGGAAGGCCGGTGCGCCCGTCAAGCCTGTGAACGATTGCGGGCCGGCGTTGCGGAACAGCGATTTCACCTGCCGGACGGCAAGGAGATTGCCATGACCATCAGCCTGGGGATGAGTGTGGTTCGGCGGGATGATGGCGGTATTGATGCGGTCCTGAAGCGGGCTGATACGGCCATGTATGCTGCCAAATCCAGCGGCCGGAATCGGGTGCGTATGGACTAG
- a CDS encoding HipA domain-containing protein: protein MSRHEKLHALLAEQGPLSSATVQKALNISRPTLSRLMRETEGEILRLGQTRRIRYAIPRPLPGLPESIPVARVDEHGRAHPHARLRALEPAEWAWESDDGHLRIGTGLPPEIADCWPAGYMAQALDHSERPDEASLLRLLSERGEDLPGNLIIGEAALARFLALDPSARGMDELPALARAVESGQWPSGLLGGQWPKFTAWMENHQILAKFTPLDSDPVAQRRADLLVAEAVALEMLRKQGIDASPARLIDAEGYRFLCLPRFDRVERLGRRAVIRLAHLRGKGVDPDDWRQSATALRRAARLDNSDAETIAWLAEFAALIGNDDQGGDNLAFFPQEDDKLNLAPVFDMLPMAAAPSADGRIPDVLPEPPLPSGGALERWRSAARLAADYWQRLSNEQKLSFDFRKLAAGQGRQVTDRLERIGG, encoded by the coding sequence ATGTCACGCCACGAAAAGCTCCACGCTCTGCTCGCCGAGCAAGGGCCGCTGTCCTCCGCCACCGTTCAGAAGGCATTGAACATAAGCCGCCCCACCCTCTCCCGCCTGATGCGGGAGACGGAAGGAGAGATCCTGCGCCTGGGCCAGACCCGGCGCATTCGCTATGCCATTCCCCGGCCGCTGCCGGGTCTGCCTGAAAGCATTCCGGTGGCGCGGGTGGACGAACATGGCCGGGCCCATCCCCATGCCCGGCTACGGGCCCTGGAGCCGGCCGAATGGGCCTGGGAAAGCGATGACGGTCATCTGCGCATCGGAACCGGCCTGCCCCCGGAGATTGCCGACTGCTGGCCGGCGGGCTATATGGCCCAAGCGCTGGACCATTCCGAACGGCCGGATGAAGCCAGCCTACTACGTCTGCTGAGTGAGCGGGGCGAAGACCTGCCGGGCAATCTGATCATTGGTGAAGCCGCCCTGGCCCGATTCCTGGCCCTGGATCCGTCAGCGCGGGGCATGGATGAGCTCCCGGCCCTTGCCAGAGCGGTTGAATCCGGGCAATGGCCCAGCGGCCTGCTGGGCGGGCAATGGCCCAAATTCACTGCCTGGATGGAGAACCATCAAATCCTGGCCAAGTTCACCCCGCTGGACAGTGATCCGGTGGCACAACGCCGGGCCGATCTGCTGGTCGCCGAAGCCGTTGCCCTGGAGATGCTGCGCAAACAGGGTATCGACGCCAGCCCGGCCCGCTTGATTGATGCCGAAGGCTATCGTTTTCTCTGCCTGCCCCGCTTCGACCGGGTGGAACGGCTGGGACGGCGGGCCGTGATCCGCCTGGCCCATCTGCGGGGCAAGGGCGTGGACCCAGACGACTGGCGGCAATCGGCCACCGCCTTGCGGCGGGCGGCGCGACTGGATAACAGCGATGCCGAGACCATCGCCTGGCTGGCGGAATTCGCGGCCCTGATCGGCAATGATGACCAGGGCGGGGACAACCTGGCCTTCTTCCCCCAGGAAGACGACAAGCTCAACCTGGCCCCGGTTTTCGACATGCTGCCCATGGCCGCGGCACCGTCGGCGGATGGCCGGATACCGGATGTCCTGCCCGAGCCGCCCCTGCCCAGCGGCGGCGCCCTGGAGCGCTGGCGCTCAGCCGCCCGCCTGGCCGCCGACTACTGGCAACGCCTGTCCAATGAGCAAAAGCTCAGTTTCGACTTCCGCAAGCTGGCCGCGGGCCAGGGCAGACAAGTCACAGACCGTCTTGAACGCATTGGTGGATGA
- a CDS encoding Lcl C-terminal domain-containing protein, translated as MMDPRVGYLAVSLLTFSAVNALHASVTQDCSAHMPRSTPNESFELVQGGMAVHKETGLKWARCLVGQEWEDGSCVGSPKVVRFFPQAADVAEDSNYGGYEDWRVPNIKELESILEYACRDPAFNLEVFDAQPAQSVLWSSTPNETGDGEMNIWTIDARTNIVGNMPMDIRPYSGYPEYHFTHVRLVRDPE; from the coding sequence ATGATGGATCCGCGTGTGGGATATCTTGCCGTATCTCTATTGACTTTTTCTGCTGTGAATGCGTTGCATGCATCGGTTACCCAAGACTGCTCGGCTCATATGCCACGTTCTACGCCTAACGAGTCTTTTGAGCTGGTACAAGGAGGCATGGCGGTGCACAAGGAAACGGGTCTGAAATGGGCTCGCTGCCTTGTTGGTCAGGAGTGGGAGGATGGTAGTTGCGTTGGCTCTCCTAAAGTGGTCCGTTTCTTCCCGCAGGCGGCGGACGTTGCAGAGGACAGTAATTACGGTGGTTACGAGGATTGGCGTGTCCCGAATATCAAAGAGCTGGAAAGTATTCTGGAGTATGCTTGCAGGGACCCGGCCTTTAATCTGGAGGTGTTTGATGCCCAGCCTGCGCAGTCAGTGCTCTGGTCTTCAACGCCCAATGAGACAGGGGATGGAGAGATGAATATCTGGACCATCGATGCCAGGACGAACATCGTCGGGAATATGCCTATGGATATCCGCCCCTATAGCGGTTACCCAGAGTATCATTTTACACATGTACGGTTGGTCCGCGATCCAGAGTAA
- a CDS encoding Lcl C-terminal domain-containing protein, with translation MAILASFFVTLSGCFASDEEVDDLEAQLRTMDSSVLVDWSHIEGATYSLYLTEIGSDQSPEAGEYTYYGVTPPYDVEGLENFVGYEVVLSAYGPLGETLYEERLMAQPEPPFEPLGKSNDTGVVRCISSDGSWVDCDDADISGQDAEHGRDSESRSGDLEKRGAGNAGFDFTKISRHGATLPDEAMEWSCVRDNVTGLVWEAKSFDIEKLNAYGHLYTWYESDYSVNGGHPGTKGEDRDTKICPFERCDTAYYISLMESEDFCGQSGWRLPERREYLSVIDYGRDYESSEAGQTVKIDVEYFYVSDLPRRYGVFTTGYWTANSVRVDHELTNPEAWVFSERTGYIMPDFKSVPQEIRLVTEWED, from the coding sequence ATGGCTATTCTGGCCTCATTTTTTGTGACCTTGTCAGGATGTTTCGCATCTGATGAGGAAGTTGATGACCTTGAGGCTCAGCTTCGGACTATGGATTCCTCTGTACTTGTGGACTGGAGCCACATTGAAGGGGCTACGTATAGCCTTTATCTGACTGAAATTGGAAGTGATCAGAGTCCTGAGGCAGGGGAGTATACGTATTATGGGGTTACGCCCCCCTATGACGTTGAAGGGCTTGAGAATTTTGTCGGATACGAGGTTGTTCTGTCGGCATATGGTCCACTGGGGGAGACACTTTATGAAGAGCGTCTTATGGCCCAACCAGAGCCCCCCTTTGAGCCGCTAGGGAAGAGCAATGATACGGGTGTTGTTAGGTGCATTTCTTCGGATGGGAGCTGGGTGGACTGTGATGATGCCGATATCTCCGGTCAGGACGCAGAGCATGGCCGGGATTCGGAAAGTCGATCCGGCGACTTGGAAAAACGGGGTGCCGGGAATGCAGGGTTCGACTTTACCAAGATATCGAGACATGGTGCCACGTTGCCGGATGAGGCGATGGAGTGGTCCTGTGTCAGGGATAATGTGACCGGCCTTGTTTGGGAGGCAAAATCCTTTGATATCGAAAAGTTAAATGCTTATGGCCACCTTTATACATGGTATGAGAGTGATTATTCGGTCAATGGGGGTCATCCCGGGACAAAAGGTGAGGATCGAGACACAAAGATTTGTCCCTTTGAGCGGTGTGACACGGCCTATTATATATCTCTTATGGAGAGTGAAGATTTTTGTGGCCAGAGTGGCTGGCGTTTGCCGGAGCGACGTGAGTACCTTAGTGTTATTGATTATGGTCGTGATTACGAAAGTTCCGAGGCAGGGCAAACTGTAAAAATTGATGTTGAATACTTTTATGTTTCAGATTTGCCAAGAAGGTACGGTGTGTTCACTACAGGTTATTGGACGGCGAATAGCGTACGAGTTGATCATGAATTGACGAACCCGGAGGCATGGGTGTTCTCTGAGAGAACCGGATATATTATGCCGGATTTCAAGTCAGTTCCCCAGGAAATTAGGCTGGTTACGGAATGGGAAGATTAG
- a CDS encoding AbgT family transporter, whose protein sequence is MGKGAGERGQSFGQWVERVGRKIPDPVIIFMVLLPVAILLAMFMGGHEFQSMGAGGEMVTYSIKGMHEAEHVRWLFDNALVENWLAFGNGVLGVILVVMLAIGIAEHSGLFAALIKRVGLHLPTKWLPLLLIFLGITSSVATDAGYLVLIPLAGLLYAGIGQNPLIGMAAAFAGVSAGFSANLIPGTPVDVIIGMNAQVFAESQGVPFENAAGDTLRPATMHYYFIAVSTFVLAGVGAWVTHRWVKPRLDKQSWVVPEEINFEEFALSDAERRGLRWSGVGVLVALAIIVGLSLGPLGPYVDADGNEQLPFLNNIIILISFFFAIVGCFFGFAAGKFQRTWDVVQAMVAQMNTLGYVMVLTFFCYNFLGVLTYSGLGAWITYLGSQGLLALGVQEFPILLIIGFIFTTAIINIFVGGLTSKWMLLGPIFIPMLYYVNSDMTPDLVAAAYRVADSSTNIITPMMTYAGVILAFMRKYKPEMGFGDMLIIMIPYSLAFMTIWTALLVGFFVLGIPLGF, encoded by the coding sequence ATGGGCAAGGGTGCGGGTGAGCGCGGCCAATCCTTCGGCCAGTGGGTGGAACGGGTAGGGCGGAAGATTCCCGATCCAGTCATTATCTTCATGGTGCTGTTGCCGGTGGCCATCCTGCTGGCCATGTTCATGGGTGGGCATGAGTTCCAGTCCATGGGGGCTGGTGGTGAGATGGTGACCTACTCCATCAAGGGCATGCACGAAGCCGAGCATGTGCGCTGGCTATTCGACAATGCCCTGGTGGAAAACTGGCTGGCCTTCGGCAACGGGGTGCTGGGGGTGATTCTGGTGGTGATGCTGGCCATCGGCATCGCCGAGCATTCTGGTTTGTTTGCGGCCCTGATCAAGCGTGTCGGCCTGCACCTACCCACCAAGTGGCTGCCCCTGCTGTTGATCTTTCTCGGCATCACCAGCTCGGTGGCCACTGATGCGGGCTACCTGGTTCTGATTCCCCTGGCCGGGCTCCTGTATGCCGGTATCGGCCAGAACCCCCTCATTGGCATGGCCGCTGCCTTCGCCGGTGTCTCCGCCGGTTTCAGTGCCAACCTGATTCCGGGCACACCGGTGGATGTGATCATCGGCATGAATGCCCAGGTCTTTGCCGAGTCACAGGGCGTGCCCTTTGAAAATGCCGCCGGCGATACCCTGCGACCGGCCACCATGCATTACTACTTCATTGCGGTCTCCACCTTTGTCCTGGCGGGTGTGGGGGCCTGGGTCACCCATCGCTGGGTCAAGCCGAGGCTGGACAAGCAAAGCTGGGTGGTGCCGGAGGAAATCAACTTCGAGGAATTCGCCCTCAGTGATGCCGAGCGGCGGGGGCTTCGCTGGTCCGGTGTGGGTGTGCTGGTGGCCCTGGCGATTATTGTCGGCCTGTCCCTTGGCCCCTTGGGGCCCTATGTGGATGCGGACGGCAATGAACAGCTGCCGTTTCTGAACAACATCATTATTCTGATTTCTTTCTTCTTTGCCATTGTGGGCTGCTTTTTCGGTTTTGCCGCCGGCAAGTTCCAGCGCACCTGGGATGTGGTCCAGGCCATGGTGGCCCAGATGAATACCCTGGGCTATGTGATGGTGCTCACCTTCTTCTGCTACAACTTCCTGGGCGTGTTGACCTATAGCGGATTGGGGGCCTGGATTACCTATCTGGGTTCCCAGGGGCTGCTGGCCCTGGGCGTGCAGGAGTTCCCCATCTTGCTGATTATCGGTTTCATCTTCACCACGGCGATTATCAATATCTTCGTGGGCGGCCTCACATCCAAGTGGATGCTGCTGGGGCCGATCTTCATCCCCATGCTTTACTACGTGAACTCGGACATGACCCCGGACCTGGTGGCCGCAGCCTACCGGGTGGCGGACTCCTCAACCAATATCATCACACCCATGATGACCTATGCCGGTGTGATCCTGGCCTTTATGCGCAAGTACAAGCCGGAGATGGGGTTCGGGGACATGCTCATCATCATGATTCCCTACTCTCTGGCCTTCATGACCATATGGACGGCCTTGCTGGTGGGCTTTTTCGTATTGGGCATTCCCCTGGGTTTCTAA
- the argC gene encoding N-acetyl-gamma-glutamyl-phosphate reductase has protein sequence MNDSIEPKTVTALILGAAGYGGGELLRLLHAHPAVGDVQAVSASHADQPWHAAHPRLRGFVPGVFNARPDFEALALAEHLVIFSAQPNGRLAGQWPDLQAQLLDHGLYEKSRVIDLSGDFRLTDPAEYQAAYGQAHPCPEWLDQWEYGLSEHRGEELAGAKLISNPGCFATAIQLALKPLLSLGVPDWVSINGVTGSSGSGVHPSANTHHPERANDFRAYKVLAHQHEAEVRAALSNGQRPLPTLAFVPHSAPMTRGIFITLQARLPDLTRDELLQGYEWYYGKAPFIRLSESSPRIHAVVGSNACDIGLQVHEGQVVVMAALDNLIKGMAGQAVQNMNLSLGLPESSGLGLL, from the coding sequence ATGAACGACAGTATTGAACCGAAAACGGTAACGGCATTAATCCTGGGTGCCGCCGGCTACGGGGGTGGGGAACTGCTGCGTCTGCTCCACGCCCACCCGGCGGTGGGCGATGTTCAGGCCGTCTCCGCCTCCCATGCCGATCAACCCTGGCATGCCGCCCATCCCCGTTTAAGGGGCTTCGTACCGGGTGTCTTCAATGCACGTCCCGATTTTGAGGCCCTGGCCTTGGCCGAGCACCTGGTCATCTTCTCCGCCCAGCCCAATGGACGACTGGCCGGGCAATGGCCTGATCTTCAGGCACAATTGCTGGACCACGGCCTGTATGAAAAAAGTCGGGTGATTGATTTGTCCGGTGACTTTAGGCTGACCGATCCTGCCGAGTATCAGGCCGCCTATGGACAGGCCCATCCCTGTCCGGAATGGTTGGATCAATGGGAATATGGTCTGAGTGAGCACAGGGGAGAAGAGCTGGCCGGTGCCAAGCTGATCAGTAACCCGGGTTGTTTTGCCACCGCCATTCAGCTGGCCTTGAAACCCCTGCTTAGTTTGGGCGTGCCGGATTGGGTCTCCATCAATGGGGTGACCGGCTCCTCCGGCTCCGGGGTGCATCCTTCGGCCAACACCCATCATCCGGAACGGGCCAACGACTTTCGTGCCTATAAGGTCCTGGCCCATCAACATGAAGCCGAGGTCCGCGCGGCCCTGTCCAATGGCCAGCGGCCCTTGCCCACTCTGGCCTTCGTGCCTCACTCGGCCCCCATGACCCGGGGTATCTTCATCACCCTGCAGGCGCGGCTGCCCGACCTCACTCGGGACGAGTTGTTGCAGGGCTATGAATGGTATTACGGCAAGGCACCCTTTATTCGTTTATCGGAATCCTCGCCGCGGATCCATGCCGTGGTGGGCAGCAATGCCTGTGACATCGGCTTGCAGGTGCATGAAGGCCAGGTGGTGGTGATGGCGGCCCTGGATAATCTCATCAAGGGCATGGCTGGCCAGGCGGTGCAGAACATGAATCTCAGCCTCGGCCTGCCCGAATCCAGCGGTCTGGGTCTGCTGTAG